In Ruminococcaceae bacterium BL-6, a genomic segment contains:
- a CDS encoding conserved protein of unknown function (Evidence 4 : Unknown function but conserved in other organisms): MKEVLNFLKANKVFFLATAENGIPHVRPFGFVMDCDGKLAFCTSIQKNVCKQLAANPNVEISCVDAQCNTLRIRGKAVFATSEETQRKALEAMPSLSNLYSVGDGKFEIFYLDEPKAVCSTMSGETQVLEV, encoded by the coding sequence ATGAAAGAAGTACTGAATTTTCTGAAGGCAAACAAGGTGTTCTTTTTGGCAACGGCGGAAAACGGCATCCCGCATGTGCGCCCGTTCGGGTTTGTGATGGATTGTGATGGGAAACTGGCCTTTTGCACCTCCATTCAAAAGAACGTATGCAAACAGCTTGCGGCGAATCCAAATGTGGAAATCAGCTGCGTAGACGCGCAGTGCAACACCCTGCGCATCCGCGGCAAAGCCGTTTTTGCGACTTCAGAGGAAACACAGCGCAAAGCACTGGAAGCGATGCCTTCTTTGAGCAACCTGTATTCCGTGGGAGACGGCAAGTTCGAGATCTTTTACTTGGATGAACCTAAAGCGGTATGCTCAACAATGTCGGGTGAAACGCAGGTATTGGAAGTCTAA
- a CDS encoding Radical SAM protein, with translation MNLSAFMNGGISNIAQTAVRFYLHNSRGRAFMLRMSSSFDKNAQIREQYEKEGIHIPPFLIASIASNCNLRCAGCYARANGSCGNDETSKQLGTNDWRRIFKEASDIGVSFILLAGGEPLLRREIIQTAAEFKNIAFPVFTNGTMINSEYLNLFDGNRNLVPVFSIEGNDAQTDARRGPGISGQVWEAADRLKKKGILFGVSITVTTENKDSVVKRGFVDALRDRGCGLIFYIEYVPAEENTEHLVLTDTDVHELQSGIDCLRGDKRNKGLIMLSFPGDEQAIGGCLAAGRGFFHINPRGGAEPCPFSPFSGINLKEQSLISVLQSDFFAEVRKISAAEALNCKGGCTLFRHKDEVREIAKHNRTSNRQKRTERRNQIYKTSISSSRRFQNPACLLRLRKALTKPLRGGKTNNNRIAFRAKSPVAFFNENGV, from the coding sequence GTGAATTTATCTGCTTTCATGAATGGCGGGATAAGTAACATCGCTCAGACTGCGGTTCGATTCTATTTGCATAACAGCAGAGGGCGGGCTTTTATGCTGAGGATGTCCTCCTCCTTCGATAAAAATGCGCAGATCAGGGAACAGTATGAGAAGGAAGGCATACACATCCCACCTTTTCTGATTGCAAGTATTGCATCAAATTGCAATCTGCGATGTGCCGGCTGCTACGCGAGGGCAAACGGCAGCTGCGGCAATGATGAAACAAGCAAGCAGCTGGGGACCAATGACTGGCGGCGCATATTTAAGGAAGCATCCGACATCGGTGTTTCATTTATTCTTCTTGCAGGCGGCGAACCGCTCTTGCGCCGTGAGATCATTCAGACGGCGGCGGAATTCAAGAATATCGCCTTCCCTGTCTTTACAAACGGAACCATGATCAATTCAGAATATTTAAATCTGTTCGACGGCAATCGCAATTTAGTCCCTGTTTTTAGTATCGAAGGCAATGACGCGCAGACAGATGCGCGGCGTGGGCCGGGCATATCGGGTCAAGTGTGGGAAGCGGCCGATCGACTCAAAAAAAAGGGCATCCTTTTTGGTGTTTCCATCACGGTAACCACTGAGAATAAAGATTCCGTTGTGAAAAGAGGTTTTGTAGATGCCTTACGAGATCGCGGCTGCGGTCTGATCTTTTACATTGAATACGTTCCCGCAGAAGAAAATACGGAGCATCTTGTCCTGACAGATACCGATGTGCATGAATTGCAATCCGGGATCGACTGTTTAAGGGGCGATAAGCGAAACAAAGGATTGATCATGCTGTCGTTCCCCGGTGACGAGCAGGCAATAGGCGGATGCTTGGCGGCAGGGCGCGGCTTTTTCCATATCAATCCACGCGGCGGTGCCGAGCCCTGCCCCTTCTCGCCTTTTTCAGGAATCAACCTGAAAGAACAATCGCTTATCTCAGTTTTGCAGTCTGACTTTTTTGCCGAAGTGCGCAAAATCAGTGCCGCGGAAGCACTCAACTGCAAAGGTGGCTGTACCTTATTCCGGCATAAGGACGAAGTGCGGGAAATAGCCAAACACAACAGAACTTCCAACAGGCAAAAGCGTACCGAACGCAGAAATCAAATCTACAAAACCAGCATCTCATCGTCCCGCCGTTTCCAAAATCCAGCATGCCTCTTACGCCTACGCAAAGCATTGACAAAGCCTCTGCGCGGGGGAAAGACAAACAACAACAGAATTGCATTCCGAGCGAAATCCCCCGTTGCGTTTTTTAATGAAAACGGCGTATAA
- a CDS encoding DNA-binding transcriptional regulator, HxlR family: MSPVNQKTQSQTGEDLLCPIRYTLDVVGGKWKLPILCMLASGNPTRYSSIRRKLDGITNMMLSQSLKDLEASGIVHREQYNEVPPRVEYTLTEKGRSIVPILLQLAEWGTEHMRTGAACGAYCDKCQSIT; this comes from the coding sequence ATGAGCCCAGTGAATCAAAAGACGCAGTCACAGACAGGTGAGGATCTGCTCTGCCCGATCCGCTATACGCTTGATGTTGTAGGGGGCAAGTGGAAGCTGCCGATCCTCTGCATGCTTGCGAGTGGGAATCCGACGCGGTACAGCAGTATCAGAAGAAAGCTGGACGGTATTACCAATATGATGCTGTCCCAATCCCTCAAAGATTTGGAAGCGTCCGGTATCGTTCACCGCGAACAGTATAATGAAGTGCCTCCCAGGGTGGAATATACACTGACGGAAAAAGGGAGAAGCATTGTACCTATCCTGCTTCAGCTTGCGGAATGGGGTACTGAACATATGCGGACAGGTGCGGCCTGCGGAGCTTATTGCGATAAGTGCCAGTCGATTACCTGA